A single region of the Streptomyces virginiae genome encodes:
- a CDS encoding response regulator, giving the protein MIRLLLVDDDAIVRAGLRLMLGGAPDIELVTEAADGAEVPALVAAHAPDLVLMDIRMPGVDGLAATERLRALPGAPEVLVLTTFHTDAHVLRALRAGAAGFLLKDTPPQEIVTAIRTVAAGDPVLSPAVTRRLIDQVAGDSGQETRATSARARLTLLAEREREVALAVGRGLSNAEIGRDLHLALPTVKTHVSRILTRLDLNNRVQIALLVHDAALADDTRH; this is encoded by the coding sequence ATGATCCGCCTCCTGCTGGTCGACGACGACGCGATCGTCCGAGCCGGGCTGCGCCTGATGCTGGGCGGCGCTCCGGACATCGAGCTGGTCACGGAGGCCGCCGACGGGGCGGAGGTGCCCGCGCTGGTCGCCGCGCACGCCCCCGACCTGGTCCTGATGGACATCCGGATGCCCGGCGTCGACGGGCTGGCCGCCACCGAGCGGCTCCGGGCACTGCCCGGTGCCCCGGAGGTGCTGGTCCTGACCACCTTCCACACCGACGCGCACGTCCTGCGGGCGCTGCGGGCCGGAGCGGCCGGGTTCCTCCTCAAGGACACCCCGCCGCAGGAGATCGTGACGGCCATCCGGACGGTGGCCGCCGGCGACCCGGTGCTCTCCCCGGCCGTCACCCGCCGGCTGATCGACCAGGTGGCGGGCGACTCGGGCCAGGAAACCAGGGCGACCTCGGCCCGTGCCCGGCTGACGCTGCTGGCCGAGCGCGAACGCGAGGTGGCCCTGGCGGTCGGGCGCGGCCTGTCCAACGCGGAGATCGGACGGGACCTCCACCTGGCACTGCCCACCGTGAAGACCCACGTGTCGCGGATCCTGACCCGGCTCGACCTCAACAACCGGGTCCAGATCGCCCTGCTGGTCCATGACGCGGCCCTGGCGGACGACACGCGGCACTGA
- a CDS encoding ABC transporter permease has translation MSRLRSRADTRSGTRVRTRARARTRPPLALALPALLAVAFLLLPLVGILVRTQWGELGDHLTSPGVVEALKLSLLVSLWALALSLLLGVPLAWLLARVEFKGKALVRSLVLLPMVLPPTVGGVALLLGFGRRGLLGPWLEGTFGITLPFHTSGAVVAATFVAMPFLVISLEGALGGLRQRYEETAASLGASPVRVFFTVTLPMVAPGLIAGAALTWARALGEFGATITFAGNLPGTTQTLPLQVYLLLQDKPEAATSVSLLLLAIAMGVLIALRGRWTGTPVAREAAPAPVPEEPPTEGAHTAGSARTTGVDGVAPPHDGGRWPLHATVTGFNELTLDAEPGTTIAVVGENGAGKTTLLRALLGLTPRAHAELRLGDTDVTALPPHRRQVAWVPQDGALFPHLTAVANTAYGLRARGVPRAQARREALAWLDRLGVLHLADRRPAQLSGGQAQRVALARALAARPRLLLLDEPLAALDQTTRARVRHTLRTHLAGFGGVCLIVTHDPVEAVSLADRVLVLADGRALQDAPPAEVTRHPRSPWVARMLGRNAWPGTASADGLTLAAGGRLVVAEALPEGAKALAIIAPEAVSVYTDRPGGSPRNVWPGTVREITAVGSRLRVLVASDTAPDLVAEITPDAAAELGLVDGASVWTSVKATEVTLVRL, from the coding sequence ATGAGCAGACTCCGCAGCCGCGCCGACACGCGCTCCGGCACGCGCGTCCGTACCCGTGCCCGTGCCCGCACACGGCCCCCGTTGGCCCTCGCGCTCCCCGCGCTGCTCGCCGTCGCGTTCCTGCTGCTCCCGCTCGTCGGCATCCTCGTCCGCACCCAGTGGGGCGAGCTCGGCGATCACCTCACCAGCCCCGGCGTGGTCGAGGCCCTGAAGCTCTCGCTGCTGGTGTCCCTGTGGGCCCTGGCCCTCTCGCTGCTCCTCGGCGTACCGCTGGCCTGGCTGCTGGCCCGCGTCGAGTTCAAGGGCAAGGCCCTGGTCCGCTCCCTCGTCCTGCTCCCGATGGTGCTGCCGCCGACCGTCGGCGGTGTCGCCCTGCTCCTCGGCTTCGGCCGCCGCGGGCTGCTCGGGCCCTGGCTGGAGGGCACATTCGGGATCACCCTCCCGTTCCACACCTCGGGCGCCGTCGTCGCGGCCACGTTCGTCGCCATGCCGTTCCTGGTGATCAGCCTCGAAGGCGCGCTCGGCGGTCTCAGGCAACGCTACGAGGAGACCGCCGCCTCGCTCGGCGCCTCGCCGGTCCGGGTGTTCTTCACCGTGACCCTGCCCATGGTCGCCCCCGGCCTGATCGCCGGTGCGGCGCTGACCTGGGCCCGCGCGCTGGGCGAGTTCGGGGCGACCATCACCTTCGCCGGGAACCTGCCCGGGACCACCCAGACCCTGCCGCTCCAGGTGTACCTGCTGCTGCAGGACAAGCCCGAGGCCGCCACCTCCGTCTCGCTGCTGCTCCTGGCGATCGCCATGGGTGTGCTGATCGCCCTGCGCGGACGCTGGACGGGCACCCCGGTGGCCCGCGAGGCCGCTCCGGCGCCGGTCCCCGAGGAGCCGCCCACCGAAGGCGCCCACACCGCCGGCAGCGCCCGCACCACCGGCGTCGACGGTGTCGCGCCGCCCCACGACGGCGGCCGCTGGCCCCTGCACGCCACCGTCACCGGCTTCAACGAGCTCACGCTCGACGCCGAGCCCGGCACCACCATCGCCGTGGTCGGCGAGAACGGCGCCGGCAAGACCACCCTGCTGCGCGCCCTCCTCGGCCTCACCCCGCGGGCCCACGCCGAACTGCGCCTCGGTGACACCGACGTCACCGCCCTGCCGCCGCACCGGCGCCAGGTGGCCTGGGTCCCGCAGGACGGGGCGCTGTTCCCGCACCTGACCGCCGTGGCCAACACCGCGTACGGGCTGCGCGCCCGCGGGGTGCCGCGCGCGCAGGCCCGGCGCGAGGCCCTGGCCTGGCTGGACCGGCTCGGCGTGCTGCACCTCGCCGATCGCAGGCCCGCCCAGCTCTCCGGCGGTCAGGCCCAACGGGTGGCGCTGGCCCGGGCGCTGGCGGCCCGCCCCCGGCTCCTCCTGCTGGACGAGCCGCTCGCCGCGCTCGACCAGACCACCCGGGCCCGCGTGCGGCACACCCTGCGTACCCATCTGGCCGGCTTCGGCGGGGTCTGCCTCATCGTCACCCACGATCCCGTCGAGGCCGTGTCGCTGGCGGACCGGGTCCTCGTACTGGCCGACGGCCGGGCCTTGCAGGACGCACCGCCCGCGGAGGTGACGCGGCACCCGCGGTCCCCGTGGGTGGCCCGCATGCTGGGCCGCAACGCCTGGCCGGGCACGGCGTCGGCCGACGGGCTCACCCTCGCGGCGGGCGGCCGGCTCGTGGTCGCCGAGGCGCTGCCCGAGGGCGCGAAGGCGCTGGCGATCATCGCTCCGGAGGCGGTCTCCGTGTACACGGACCGGCCGGGCGGCAGCCCCCGCAACGTCTGGCCGGGCACCGTACGGGAGATCACCGCGGTCGGCAGCCGGCTGCGGGTGCTGGTCGCCTCGGACACCGCTCCCGATCTGGTCGCCGAGATCACCCCCGACGCGGCGGCCGAACTGGGCCTCGTGGACGGCGCCTCGGTGTGGACGAGCGTGAAGGCCACCGAGGTCACACTGGTACGCCTCTGA
- a CDS encoding sensor histidine kinase: protein MRRIHRTRRDWAADLALFLFAACFAAVSSQSIPVAESLGPVWRAADQVVGGLGCAAVLLRRRWPVQPAVGLLLAGSVAHYLTGPAMVAVFTVAATRPWKATAWVAALAFGPLPFFLWQLPDMSEDRAGAAVTYFALIAGAIGWGLFRRSRQQLIASLRERAELAEADAESRAERARMEAREEIAREMHDVLGHRLSLLSVHAGALEFNPGAPRAEIERAAGVMRESAHLALHDLREVIGVLRTGPGTGVAEGGERPQPELADLPRLVAEARAAGGPIESAGPPEGAAPPALVGRTAYRIVQEALTNVRKHAPGAAAEVRVTGGPGDGLTVEVRNSRPPGADPAAGAVPGPAEGGGQGLIGLAERARLAGGKLTALPADGGFRVRAWLPWQG from the coding sequence ATGCGCCGCATCCACCGCACCCGCCGGGACTGGGCCGCAGACCTGGCCCTGTTCCTCTTCGCCGCCTGTTTCGCCGCCGTCAGCTCGCAGTCCATCCCGGTCGCGGAGAGCCTCGGCCCGGTCTGGCGGGCCGCCGACCAGGTCGTCGGCGGACTGGGGTGCGCGGCCGTCCTGCTGCGCCGGCGGTGGCCGGTCCAGCCGGCCGTGGGGCTGCTCCTGGCCGGCAGCGTGGCGCACTACCTGACCGGTCCGGCGATGGTGGCGGTGTTCACGGTGGCCGCGACCCGGCCGTGGAAGGCCACGGCCTGGGTGGCGGCATTGGCCTTCGGGCCGCTGCCCTTCTTCCTGTGGCAGCTGCCCGACATGTCCGAGGACCGAGCCGGCGCGGCGGTGACCTACTTCGCCCTGATCGCCGGGGCCATCGGCTGGGGGCTGTTCCGGCGGTCCCGGCAGCAGCTCATCGCCTCGCTGCGCGAGCGCGCCGAGCTGGCCGAGGCGGACGCGGAATCACGTGCCGAGCGGGCCCGGATGGAGGCGCGGGAGGAGATTGCCCGCGAGATGCACGACGTACTCGGCCACCGGCTGTCGCTGCTCAGCGTGCACGCGGGCGCCCTGGAGTTCAATCCCGGCGCCCCGCGGGCGGAGATCGAGCGGGCCGCCGGGGTGATGCGCGAGAGCGCCCATCTGGCGCTCCACGACCTGCGCGAGGTGATCGGCGTACTGCGGACGGGGCCGGGTACCGGGGTCGCGGAGGGCGGCGAGCGTCCGCAGCCGGAACTGGCGGACCTGCCCCGTCTGGTGGCCGAGGCCAGGGCCGCGGGCGGACCGATCGAGTCGGCCGGACCGCCCGAAGGGGCCGCGCCACCCGCCCTGGTGGGGCGTACGGCGTACCGCATCGTGCAGGAGGCGCTGACCAACGTACGCAAGCACGCGCCCGGTGCGGCGGCCGAGGTGCGGGTGACCGGGGGCCCGGGCGACGGGCTGACGGTGGAGGTCCGCAACAGCCGGCCGCCCGGAGCGGATCCGGCCGCCGGCGCGGTCCCGGGGCCGGCCGAGGGCGGTGGGCAGGGACTGATCGGACTGGCCGAACGCGCCCGGCTGGCCGGCGGGAAACTGACGGCCCTACCGGCCGACGGAGGGTTCCGGGTACGGGCCTGGCTACCCTGGCAGGGCTGA
- a CDS encoding streptophobe family protein gives MSPTPGSSSSGGSARAWRDALVAVVAGFVVMAAVAAAGLWCAGAGDLPDGAFPHVVAAVVVMAAGGSLEVSGGAGSLAGAEVSLSVVPLSVSLAGALLTGHLFLRPLHNRAVARPRELLGRALPLVVLWLLALTGVAFLARETFGISTGDSPIGTITELLDAAPTVGFQADLPATLLYGLLWILGLLLIALLVSRRAPLPARLVRFHTALRPAAFATMLLLLAYVVLGIGVGVVVAATQGHADRTLAVILLGLPNLVWLALTLGFGGAWEGNVEGPFGLPMPQVLDQVLRGSDPSRIDVSALAEQDSRAWWLVVVAVVLLLGTGVLAAVRSPAHVRPWQHALHLGVALALATLAVCLLGRIQAQFGLSLLGIGEVDGLGGQVRLEPVLWRNVGLGLLWGAVAGFLGALAARPLRRGGRVDAPATTSGATPATPE, from the coding sequence GTGAGTCCGACGCCAGGATCTTCATCGTCGGGGGGCTCCGCGAGGGCATGGCGGGACGCCCTCGTCGCCGTCGTCGCGGGTTTCGTGGTGATGGCCGCCGTCGCCGCCGCCGGGCTGTGGTGCGCGGGCGCGGGTGACCTTCCGGACGGTGCGTTCCCGCATGTGGTCGCCGCGGTCGTGGTGATGGCGGCGGGCGGTTCGCTGGAGGTGTCGGGGGGTGCCGGTTCGCTGGCGGGGGCCGAGGTGAGTCTGTCGGTGGTCCCCCTCTCGGTGAGTCTGGCCGGCGCCCTGCTCACGGGCCACCTCTTCCTCCGTCCCCTGCACAACCGGGCCGTGGCCCGACCCCGCGAACTCCTCGGCCGCGCTCTCCCCTTGGTGGTGCTCTGGCTGCTCGCCCTGACCGGGGTCGCCTTCCTCGCCCGCGAGACCTTCGGCATCTCCACCGGCGACTCCCCCATCGGGACGATCACCGAACTGCTGGACGCCGCGCCCACGGTGGGCTTCCAGGCCGATCTGCCCGCCACCCTCCTGTACGGACTGCTGTGGATCCTGGGCCTGTTGCTGATCGCCCTGCTGGTCTCGCGCCGCGCCCCGCTCCCGGCCCGGCTGGTCCGCTTCCATACGGCGCTGCGCCCGGCGGCTTTCGCCACGATGCTGCTGCTCCTCGCCTACGTCGTCCTCGGCATCGGGGTCGGCGTGGTCGTGGCCGCCACCCAGGGCCATGCCGACCGGACCTTGGCCGTGATCCTGCTCGGGCTGCCGAACCTCGTCTGGCTCGCGCTCACCCTGGGCTTCGGCGGCGCCTGGGAGGGCAACGTCGAGGGGCCCTTCGGGCTGCCGATGCCCCAGGTGCTGGACCAGGTCCTGCGCGGCTCCGACCCGTCCCGGATCGACGTCTCGGCGCTCGCCGAGCAGGACTCCCGGGCGTGGTGGCTGGTGGTGGTGGCCGTCGTCCTGCTGCTCGGCACGGGTGTCCTGGCCGCCGTACGCTCCCCCGCCCACGTCCGCCCTTGGCAGCACGCCCTCCACCTGGGCGTGGCCCTGGCCCTGGCGACCTTGGCGGTCTGCCTGCTGGGCCGGATCCAGGCGCAGTTCGGCCTCTCGCTGCTGGGCATCGGTGAGGTGGACGGCCTCGGCGGCCAGGTGAGGCTGGAGCCCGTCCTGTGGCGCAATGTCGGGCTCGGGCTGTTGTGGGGCGCGGTGGCGGGCTTCCTGGGCGCCCTTGCGGCCCGTCCGCTGCGCCGCGGCGGACGGGTCGACGCGCCGGCCACCACGAGCGGCGCGACGCCCGCGACGCCGGAGTAG
- a CDS encoding SpoIIE family protein phosphatase, translating into MARRAENPAVGWPARPDTSLALNRMGTFDWDLDGGRMYLDPTALEVLDLRPDEYDGTPGGLRSRLVPGEEARLDTRVAQAIKDGRSHYGAYVRSRARDGSPTWTHIQGHILREPSGRPYRVIGILRDAAHDPGEPGAGGEEIEGRRRMTGVVERTTAILAHARTVNDVTDILKDPQALGHLGAVSVMLGVVDGGRIHLVAEGQLGSYVPEIEYTRIDARLPMSEAVRTMQSVILVSREEFQHRYPDLWPYIEPLSVRSGVYLPLIAQGRPIGALGLLYTREGEFTAEERNLLMALGSGVAQSLQRAILFEQEHDLAEGLQRAMLPRRIPDVPGARIAVRYRSARMGRDIGGDWYDVVPLGEGRVGVMIGDVEGHDTDAAAVMGQLRIVMRAYIVEGHTPGAAMARASAFLRELETERFATCTYAEVDLTTGMARMVRAGHLDPVVRRGDGSVHRVQVAGGLPLGLPPREQSGTGSGYPVTSLELHPGDTLLLCTDGLIDRPGADSDSGMRELLAAVHSGPTDVEELADVLCDLVGDSGGGDDMAMLVLRRRGTPTARGGGPLQQRLEPGDTKAPALARHLIRAAVAAWGARHRADEIELAADELMTNALVHTEGGGHVSMRLTAQGRIRIEVEDSSSALPRRREAGDWAVSGRGLMLVDRLADEWGVEPRGGGKCVWCEFELAGPEDTG; encoded by the coding sequence ATGGCCCGTAGGGCAGAGAACCCCGCCGTCGGCTGGCCGGCGAGGCCGGACACCAGCCTCGCGCTCAACCGCATGGGCACCTTCGACTGGGACCTCGACGGCGGACGGATGTATCTCGATCCCACCGCCCTCGAGGTGCTGGACCTGCGCCCGGACGAGTACGACGGGACCCCCGGCGGACTCCGGAGCCGCTTGGTGCCCGGTGAGGAGGCCCGCCTCGACACCCGGGTCGCGCAGGCGATCAAGGACGGCCGGAGCCACTACGGGGCGTACGTCCGTAGCCGCGCCCGCGACGGTTCACCGACCTGGACCCATATCCAGGGGCACATCCTGCGGGAGCCGTCCGGCCGCCCGTACCGCGTCATCGGGATCCTCCGCGACGCCGCCCACGACCCCGGCGAGCCCGGAGCCGGCGGCGAGGAGATCGAGGGGCGACGCCGGATGACCGGCGTCGTGGAGCGGACGACCGCCATCCTCGCCCACGCCCGCACCGTCAACGACGTGACCGACATCCTCAAGGACCCGCAGGCCCTCGGACACCTCGGCGCGGTCAGCGTGATGCTGGGCGTCGTCGACGGCGGCCGCATCCACCTCGTCGCGGAGGGGCAGCTCGGCTCGTACGTGCCCGAGATCGAGTACACGCGGATCGACGCGCGACTCCCGATGAGCGAGGCCGTACGCACCATGCAGTCGGTCATCCTCGTCTCCCGGGAGGAGTTCCAGCACCGCTACCCGGACCTGTGGCCGTACATCGAGCCGCTGTCCGTCCGCAGCGGCGTCTACCTCCCGCTGATCGCCCAGGGACGGCCCATCGGAGCGCTCGGGCTGCTCTACACACGGGAGGGCGAGTTCACCGCCGAGGAACGGAACCTGCTGATGGCGCTCGGCAGCGGGGTCGCGCAGAGCCTCCAGCGGGCCATCCTCTTCGAGCAGGAGCACGACCTGGCCGAGGGACTCCAGCGCGCCATGCTGCCCCGCCGGATCCCGGACGTGCCGGGCGCGCGGATCGCCGTACGGTACCGGTCCGCCCGGATGGGGCGGGACATCGGCGGCGACTGGTACGACGTGGTCCCCCTCGGCGAGGGCCGGGTCGGGGTGATGATCGGCGACGTCGAGGGCCACGACACGGACGCGGCGGCCGTCATGGGGCAGCTGCGCATCGTGATGCGCGCCTACATCGTCGAGGGACACACGCCGGGCGCCGCGATGGCCCGGGCCTCGGCCTTCCTGCGCGAGCTGGAGACGGAACGCTTCGCCACCTGCACCTACGCCGAGGTGGACCTCACCACCGGGATGGCCCGAATGGTCCGCGCCGGGCACCTCGACCCGGTGGTGCGGCGCGGCGACGGCAGCGTCCACCGCGTCCAGGTGGCCGGCGGGCTGCCGCTCGGCCTGCCGCCCCGGGAGCAGTCCGGAACCGGCTCCGGCTACCCCGTCACCAGCCTCGAACTGCACCCCGGGGACACCCTGCTGCTGTGCACCGACGGCCTGATCGACCGCCCGGGCGCCGACTCGGACAGCGGCATGCGGGAGCTGCTGGCCGCGGTCCACAGCGGCCCGACCGACGTGGAGGAACTCGCCGACGTGCTGTGCGACCTGGTCGGCGACTCGGGCGGCGGGGACGACATGGCGATGCTCGTCCTGCGCCGCCGCGGCACCCCGACCGCGCGCGGCGGCGGTCCGCTGCAGCAGCGGCTGGAGCCCGGCGACACGAAGGCCCCGGCGCTGGCCCGGCACCTGATCCGGGCGGCGGTGGCGGCCTGGGGCGCGCGGCACCGGGCCGACGAGATCGAACTGGCGGCGGACGAGCTGATGACCAACGCCTTGGTCCACACGGAGGGCGGCGGTCACGTCAGCATGCGGCTGACGGCGCAGGGCCGGATCCGGATCGAGGTGGAGGACAGCAGCAGCGCCCTGCCCAGGCGGCGCGAGGCGGGCGACTGGGCGGTGTCGGGGCGCGGGCTGATGCTGGTGGACCGGCTCGCGGACGAGTGGGGGGTGGAGCCCCGGGGCGGCGGGAAGTGCGTGTGGTGCGAGTTCGAACTGGCGGGCCCGGAGGACACGGGCTGA